The Helicobacter pylori genome includes a window with the following:
- the ffh gene encoding signal recognition particle protein, protein MFQALSDGFKNALNKIRFQDDEKALDRALDELKKTLLKNDVHHKVARELLKKVESQTKLNGIGKQQFLDALEKSLLEILSAKGSSGFTFAQTPPTVVLMAGLQGSGKTTTTAKLAHYLKTKNKKVLLCACDLQRLAAVEQLKVLGEQVGVEVFYEENKSVKEIASNALKRAKEAQFDVLLVDSAGRLAIDKELMQELKEVKEVLNPHEVLYVADALSGQDGVKSANTFNEEIGVSGVVLSKFDSDSKGGIALGITYQLGLPLRFIGSGEKIPDLDVFVPERIVGRLMGAGDIVSLAEKTASVLNPNEAKDLSKKLKKGQFTFNDFLNQIEKVKKLGSMSSLISMIPGLGNMANALKDTDLESSLEVKKIKAMVNSMTKKEQENPEILNGSRRKRIALGSGLEVSEINRIIKRFDQASKMAKRLTNKKGISDLMNLMSQAKNQTPPKMH, encoded by the coding sequence ATGTTTCAAGCATTAAGCGATGGGTTTAAAAACGCGCTCAATAAAATCCGCTTTCAAGATGATGAAAAGGCGCTAGACAGAGCGTTAGATGAATTGAAAAAAACGCTTTTGAAAAATGATGTGCATCATAAAGTCGCTAGAGAATTGCTTAAAAAAGTGGAAAGTCAAACGAAACTTAATGGCATTGGTAAGCAGCAATTTTTAGACGCTTTAGAAAAGAGTTTGTTAGAAATCTTAAGCGCTAAAGGGAGCAGTGGTTTTACTTTCGCTCAAACGCCCCCCACCGTGGTTTTAATGGCAGGTTTGCAAGGAAGCGGTAAGACAACCACGACCGCTAAACTCGCTCATTATTTAAAAACCAAAAATAAAAAAGTGCTTTTATGCGCATGCGATTTGCAACGCCTAGCGGCAGTGGAGCAATTAAAGGTTTTGGGCGAACAGGTGGGCGTGGAAGTTTTTTATGAAGAAAATAAAAGCGTGAAAGAAATCGCTAGCAACGCTTTAAAAAGGGCTAAAGAAGCGCAATTTGATGTTTTGCTCGTGGATAGCGCAGGGCGTTTAGCCATTGATAAAGAGCTTATGCAAGAATTAAAGGAAGTTAAAGAAGTCTTAAACCCCCATGAAGTGCTGTATGTCGCAGACGCCTTGAGCGGGCAAGATGGGGTCAAAAGCGCGAACACATTCAATGAAGAAATAGGCGTGAGTGGGGTGGTGTTAAGCAAATTTGACAGCGATTCTAAAGGGGGTATCGCCTTAGGCATCACTTACCAATTAGGCTTACCCTTGCGTTTTATTGGGAGCGGGGAAAAAATCCCTGATTTAGATGTGTTTGTGCCTGAAAGGATTGTGGGGCGTTTGATGGGGGCTGGAGATATTGTCTCGCTCGCTGAAAAAACCGCTAGCGTTTTAAACCCTAATGAGGCCAAAGATTTGAGCAAAAAACTCAAAAAAGGGCAATTCACTTTCAACGATTTTTTAAACCAGATTGAAAAGGTGAAAAAATTAGGCTCTATGAGTTCTCTAATCTCTATGATTCCAGGTTTAGGGAATATGGCAAACGCGCTAAAAGACACGGATTTAGAAAGCTCTTTAGAAGTGAAAAAAATCAAGGCTATGGTCAATTCCATGACCAAAAAAGAGCAAGAAAACCCCGAGATTTTAAACGGCAGCCGAAGAAAAAGGATCGCTTTAGGGAGCGGCTTAGAAGTGTCTGAAATCAACCGCATCATCAAACGCTTTGATCAAGCGAGCAAAATGGCGAAACGCTTAACAAATAAAAAGGGCATTAGCGATTTGATGAATCTAATGAGTCAGGCTAAAAATCAAACACCCCCTAAAATGCACTGA
- the rpsP gene encoding 30S ribosomal protein S16 produces the protein MTVIRLTRIGRKKKPFYRVVVTDSRKRRDGGWIESIGYYNPLSEPKDIKIDKERLNYWKGVGAKMSERVEKLFQKI, from the coding sequence ATGACAGTCATTAGACTCACGCGCATTGGGAGAAAGAAAAAGCCTTTTTACAGAGTGGTGGTAACCGATTCTAGGAAAAGAAGGGATGGAGGTTGGATTGAATCCATTGGGTATTACAACCCTTTAAGCGAGCCTAAAGATATTAAGATTGATAAGGAGCGCTTGAATTACTGGAAAGGCGTGGGGGCTAAAATGAGCGAGAGGGTGGAAAAACTTTTTCAAAAAATCTAA
- a CDS encoding KH domain-containing protein: MHELDPLNTPFSQAECKDYSYCVATFLEKYLKKVVSFPQALSVEYTLLEDKVKQITIYTHSSDMGHVIGKEGKMVSAIKAFVSGVKAKDGFSYKIVVFASKNSDQTP; encoded by the coding sequence ATGCACGAATTAGATCCTTTGAACACGCCTTTTTCTCAAGCTGAGTGTAAGGACTATTCGTATTGCGTGGCAACTTTTTTAGAAAAATATTTAAAAAAGGTTGTTTCTTTTCCTCAAGCTTTGAGCGTAGAGTACACGCTTTTAGAAGATAAAGTCAAACAAATCACTATTTATACCCACTCATCAGACATGGGGCATGTGATTGGTAAAGAGGGCAAAATGGTGAGTGCGATTAAGGCGTTTGTTTCTGGTGTGAAAGCCAAAGACGGGTTTTCTTATAAGATTGTTGTTTTTGCCAGTAAAAATAGCGATCAAACGCCTTGA
- the rimM gene encoding ribosome maturation factor RimM (Essential for efficient processing of 16S rRNA): MVSMLLVGRIGKSVGLNGGLKLHLESDFPECLKKGVKVSVAPLNAFSRASSFKEYIIHSYEHAKNLLFLETIHTPEKAKELTNLGLFMSEVESKKLCVLKEGEFFYCDLVGLSVVEENEILGKVIEIQRISQIDYFLVETTRSLVEKGLAKIFLIPYRDFYIKEILLQDKKITTHNAKTLLENS; the protein is encoded by the coding sequence ATGGTTTCTATGCTTTTAGTGGGCAGAATTGGTAAAAGCGTGGGGCTTAATGGGGGGTTAAAGCTTCATTTAGAGAGCGATTTTCCGGAGTGCTTAAAAAAAGGCGTTAAGGTGAGCGTTGCTCCCTTGAACGCTTTCTCTCGCGCTTCTTCTTTTAAAGAATATATCATCCATTCTTATGAACATGCCAAAAACCTGTTGTTTTTAGAAACTATCCACACGCCCGAAAAGGCTAAAGAGCTGACTAATTTAGGGCTTTTTATGAGCGAAGTAGAGAGTAAAAAACTCTGTGTTTTAAAAGAGGGCGAGTTTTTTTATTGCGATTTAGTAGGGCTTAGCGTGGTGGAAGAAAACGAGATTTTAGGAAAAGTCATAGAAATCCAAAGGATTTCTCAAATAGATTATTTTCTAGTTGAAACCACGAGAAGTTTGGTTGAAAAAGGTTTGGCTAAGATTTTTTTAATCCCTTATAGGGATTTTTATATCAAAGAAATCCTTTTGCAAGACAAAAAAATAACCACCCATAACGCTAAAACGCTTTTAGAGAATAGTTGA
- the trmD gene encoding tRNA (guanosine(37)-N1)-methyltransferase TrmD, which yields MKFSVLTLFPQLVWPYFEDSILKRALEKNLFELEVLNLRGFSTNKYQKADHTLIGGGAGQILDPEMIENALHSVKNPKHTIFLSAVGKPFKQTDAMRLAQKKHVVLVCGRYEGFDERSIELDADEVFCIGDFILTGGELGALCLIDSIARHIQGVLGNAQSLENESFENHYLEAPNFANAVFKSKEINKIPAPLEYSKGNHAKIKQLELDLSKLRTKFYRLDLFKQHKS from the coding sequence GTGAAATTCAGCGTTTTAACCCTTTTCCCACAACTTGTATGGCCTTATTTTGAAGATTCTATTTTAAAAAGAGCGTTAGAAAAAAATCTTTTTGAATTGGAAGTGTTAAATCTTAGAGGTTTTAGCACCAATAAATATCAAAAAGCGGATCACACGCTCATTGGTGGGGGTGCAGGGCAAATTTTAGACCCTGAGATGATAGAAAACGCGCTCCATTCTGTTAAAAACCCTAAACACACGATTTTTTTAAGCGCGGTGGGCAAGCCTTTCAAGCAAACAGACGCGATGCGTTTGGCTCAAAAAAAGCATGTCGTTTTGGTGTGCGGGCGTTATGAGGGCTTTGATGAACGCTCTATTGAACTTGACGCTGATGAGGTTTTTTGTATAGGCGATTTTATTTTAACGGGGGGCGAGCTTGGGGCGTTGTGCTTGATAGATAGTATCGCTCGCCACATTCAAGGGGTTTTGGGTAACGCTCAATCTTTAGAAAACGAGAGCTTTGAAAACCACTATTTGGAAGCCCCTAATTTCGCTAACGCTGTTTTTAAATCCAAAGAAATCAATAAAATCCCTGCCCCTTTAGAATATTCTAAAGGAAATCATGCTAAAATCAAGCAACTAGAACTTGATTTGTCAAAATTAAGGACAAAATTTTACCGCCTTGATTTATTCAAACAGCACAAATCATGA
- the rplS gene encoding 50S ribosomal protein L19, with protein MKNRYIQQFEDAQLKDKTMPTFKAGDTLRLGITIKEGEKTRTQYFEGVCIAIRGNGVDKTFCVRKIGANNIGVEKIFPFYSESLASVEVLRVGRVRRAKLYYLRDRRGKAARIKEVRH; from the coding sequence ATGAAAAACCGCTACATTCAGCAGTTTGAAGACGCTCAATTAAAAGACAAGACCATGCCAACATTTAAGGCCGGCGATACTTTGAGATTGGGTATTACCATTAAAGAAGGCGAAAAAACACGAACTCAGTATTTTGAAGGCGTGTGCATTGCGATTAGAGGCAATGGCGTGGATAAGACTTTTTGCGTGCGTAAAATAGGGGCTAACAATATCGGCGTGGAGAAAATTTTCCCTTTTTATAGCGAAAGTTTGGCGAGCGTTGAGGTGTTGCGTGTGGGTAGGGTGCGCCGCGCGAAGCTCTACTACTTGCGCGATAGGAGAGGTAAGGCAGCAAGGATTAAAGAAGTCCGCCATTAA
- a CDS encoding NYN domain-containing protein, producing MEKTETTIFVDWENLLADLKAIQETDERLKEPNFNFNNPDQLLALIRSFLDPEEKLKRIYFYVSEPFTEVEPRIKGNKNEELEEYKEKNPKDYEERVNKSGIIQSFNHAIAQQNQVKLRVGRVKFKFVYKFEDKEVYNGLEAKIFIPYLKLRQKQVDALLAHDITKLYCTKQGGCILLFSRDTDFVPVLEAAWEKGFEVFIANIQESPNSVPSDLKKSCNVRERSVAEIVDNLPKNQYTPKKKNFSPNEPFNNPFKDQLFKKN from the coding sequence ATGGAAAAAACTGAAACCACGATTTTTGTGGATTGGGAAAATCTTCTCGCCGATTTGAAAGCAATCCAAGAAACGGATGAGCGTTTAAAAGAGCCTAATTTTAATTTCAACAATCCCGATCAACTCTTAGCGTTAATCCGTTCGTTTTTGGATCCTGAAGAGAAATTGAAGCGGATCTATTTTTATGTATCTGAGCCTTTCACAGAAGTTGAACCTAGAATCAAGGGCAATAAAAACGAAGAACTTGAGGAGTATAAAGAGAAGAATCCTAAAGATTATGAGGAAAGAGTGAATAAATCAGGGATTATCCAATCTTTCAACCATGCGATCGCCCAACAAAATCAAGTGAAATTACGAGTCGGGCGGGTAAAGTTCAAATTCGTATATAAGTTCGAAGACAAAGAAGTCTATAATGGTCTAGAAGCCAAGATTTTCATACCTTACTTAAAGTTGCGTCAAAAACAAGTTGATGCGCTGTTGGCGCACGATATTACCAAGCTGTATTGCACCAAACAAGGAGGGTGTATTTTGCTGTTCAGCAGGGATACCGATTTTGTGCCTGTGTTAGAAGCCGCTTGGGAGAAAGGCTTTGAAGTTTTCATCGCCAACATTCAAGAAAGCCCCAATTCTGTCCCTTCAGACTTGAAGAAGTCTTGCAATGTGAGAGAACGCAGTGTCGCTGAAATTGTAGATAACTTGCCAAAAAATCAGTACACCCCCAAGAAAAAGAACTTTTCCCCCAACGAGCCTTTTAACAACCCATTTAAAGACCAACTCTTTAAGAAGAACTAA
- a CDS encoding DUF2130 domain-containing protein, which produces MQENQTRPFICPKCQEPINVNEALYKQIELENQNKFLAQQKEFEKEVNEKRAQYQSHFKMLEQKEEVLKEREKEQKAKFDEAVKQASALALQDEKAKIIEEARKNAFLEQQKGLELLQKELEEKSKQVQELHQKEAEIERLKRENNEAESRLKAENEKKLNEKLDLEREKIEKALHEKNELKFKQQEEQLEMLRNELKNAQRKAELSSQQFQGEVQELAIEEFLRQKFPLDSIEEIKKGQRGGDCIQVVHTREFQNCGKIYYESKRTKEFQKAWVEKLKSDMREIGADVGVIVSEALPKEMERMGLFEGVWVCSFEEFKGLSAVLREGVIQVGLAKKSQENKGDKVNLLYHYLTSSEFSMQVNAIIEGFEQLRADLESEKRAMARIWKSREKQIDKVFEGTINMYGSIKGIAGNAIGQVKALELGYDGEDLED; this is translated from the coding sequence ATGCAAGAAAATCAAACCCGTCCTTTTATATGCCCCAAGTGTCAAGAGCCAATTAATGTGAATGAAGCGCTATACAAACAGATTGAGCTAGAAAATCAAAATAAGTTTTTAGCCCAACAGAAAGAGTTTGAAAAAGAAGTGAATGAAAAAAGAGCGCAGTATCAGAGCCATTTCAAAATGTTAGAGCAAAAAGAAGAGGTCCTAAAAGAGCGAGAGAAAGAGCAAAAGGCCAAATTTGATGAGGCGGTCAAACAAGCGAGCGCTTTAGCTTTGCAAGATGAAAAGGCTAAGATCATTGAAGAAGCCAGAAAAAACGCTTTTTTAGAGCAGCAAAAAGGCTTGGAATTATTGCAAAAAGAATTAGAGGAGAAGTCCAAACAAGTTCAGGAATTGCACCAGAAAGAAGCGGAAATTGAAAGGCTAAAAAGAGAAAATAACGAAGCAGAGAGCCGATTAAAAGCTGAAAATGAAAAAAAATTGAATGAAAAATTGGATTTGGAGAGGGAAAAAATAGAAAAAGCTTTGCATGAAAAAAACGAATTGAAATTCAAGCAGCAAGAAGAGCAATTAGAAATGTTAAGAAACGAGTTGAAAAACGCTCAAAGAAAGGCTGAATTAAGCTCGCAGCAATTCCAAGGCGAGGTGCAAGAATTAGCGATTGAAGAGTTTTTGAGGCAAAAATTCCCCCTAGATAGCATTGAAGAAATCAAAAAAGGGCAAAGAGGGGGCGATTGCATTCAAGTGGTGCATACTAGGGAATTTCAAAATTGCGGGAAAATTTATTATGAGAGCAAACGCACCAAAGAATTCCAAAAGGCTTGGGTGGAAAAGCTTAAAAGCGACATGCGAGAGATTGGGGCTGATGTGGGGGTCATTGTGAGTGAAGCGCTGCCTAAAGAGATGGAGAGGATGGGGTTATTTGAAGGGGTGTGGGTGTGTTCGTTTGAAGAGTTTAAGGGGTTGAGCGCGGTGTTAAGAGAGGGGGTTATTCAAGTGGGTTTGGCTAAAAAAAGTCAGGAAAATAAGGGCGATAAAGTGAATCTGCTCTATCATTATTTGACAAGCTCTGAATTTTCTATGCAAGTGAATGCGATTATAGAGGGGTTTGAGCAATTGAGAGCGGATTTAGAAAGCGAAAAACGCGCGATGGCTAGGATCTGGAAAAGCAGGGAAAAACAAATTGACAAAGTGTTTGAGGGCACGATTAACATGTATGGCTCTATCAAGGGTATTGCGGGTAATGCGATAGGGCAAGTGAAAGCGTTGGAGCTTGGGTATGATGGGGAAGATTTAGAAGATTAG